A single Biomphalaria glabrata chromosome 2, xgBioGlab47.1, whole genome shotgun sequence DNA region contains:
- the LOC129924718 gene encoding uncharacterized protein LOC129924718, which produces MYKSDRMYKSDRMYESDRMYESDRMYESDRMYESDQMYESDRMYESDQMYKSDRMYKSDRMYKSERMYKSDRMYKSERMYESDQMYKSDRMYKSDRMYKSDRMYKSERMYKSDQMYESDRMYESDQMYKSDRMYKSDRMYKSERMYKSERMYKSDRMYKSDRMYKSDRMYESDQMYESDRMYESDQMYESNRMYENNRMYESDQMYESDRMYESNRMYESDRMYENNGMYESDRMYESDRMYESDRMYESDRMYESDQMYESDRMYERDRMYESDRMYESDQMYESNRMYESDRMYESNRMYESDRMYESDQMYESNRMYESNRMYESDRMYESNRMYESDRMYESNRMYESNRMYESNRMYESDRMYESNRMYESNLMKAENWMHV; this is translated from the coding sequence ATGTATAAAAGTGATCGAATGTATAAAAGTGATCGAATGTATGAAAGTGATCGAATGTATGAAAGTGATCGAATGTATGAAAGTGATCGAATGTATGAAAGTGATCAAATGTATGAAAGTGATCGAATGTATGAAAGTGATCAAATGTATAAAAGTGATCGAATGTATAAAAGTGATCGAATGTATAAAAGTGAACGAATGTATAAAAGTGATCGAATGTATAAAAgtgaacgaatgtatgaaagtGATCAAATGTATAAAAGTGATCGAATGTATAAAAGTGATCGAATGTATAAAAGTGATCGAATGTATAAAAGTGAACGAATGTATAAAAGTGATCAAATGTATGAAAGTGATCGAATGTATGAAAGTGATCAAATGTATAAAAGTGATCGAATGTATAAAAGTGATCGAATGTATAAAAGTGAACGAATGTATAAAAGTGAACGAATGTATAAAAGTGATCGAATGTATAAAAGTGATCGAATGTATAAAAGTGATCGAATGTATGAAAGTGATCAAATGTATGAAAGTGATCGAATGTATGAAAGTGATCAAATGTATGAAAGTAATCGAATGTATGAAAATAATCGAATGTATGAAAGTGATCAAATGTATGAAAGTGATCGAATGTATGAAAGTAATCGAATGTATGAAAGTGATCGAATGTATGAAAATAATGGAATGTATGAAAGTGATCGAATGTATGAAAGTGATCGAATGTATGAAAGTGATCGAATGTATGAAAGTGATCGAATGTATGAAAGTGATCAAATGTATGAAAGTGATCGAATGTATGAAAGGGATCGAATGTATGAAAGTGATCGAATGTATGAAAGTGATCAAATGTATGAAAGTAATCGAATGTATGAAAGTGATCGAATGTATGAAAGTAATCGAATGTATGAAAGTGATCGAATGTATGAAAGTGATCAAATGTATGAAAGTAATCGAATGTATGAAAGTAATCGAATGTATGAAAGTGATCGAATGTATGAAAGTAATCGAATGTATGAAAGTGATCGAATGTATGAAAGTAATCGAATGTATGAAAGTAATCGAATGTATGAAAGTAATCGAATGTATGAAAGTGATCGAATGTATGAAAGTAATCGAATGTATGAAAGTAATCTAATGAAAGCCGAAAATTGGATGCATGTATGA